In one Corallococcus sp. EGB genomic region, the following are encoded:
- a CDS encoding major capsid family protein — protein sequence MAPRNPYQSAFRNDAEALAFFQQQQLQYLDPAVYNVEHAEVEYAKHIPVDTSIPRGAESIAYDMYDRLGVAQWLSADAEDLPVVNVSAKRFSSPIKDFGTAYQYTEAELEAAAFSGVPLDVPRAEAARMAVEEFHEQVSLFGAPELGLLGFARLPNANVYTCEPGAAAGNPTEWTDKTPAEILKDLNNAANLGPILTKNVAPMRPNRMLLDLDRFTLIATTKLSEASDTTVLEFFTSKHPWVKTVEPWPRLAEAGTGGTRLGIVYRADPRALRYRTGIQFEQAAPQVRGFKTRVPCRANSAGVQCMYPLSVTYVTGH from the coding sequence ATGGCCCCTCGCAACCCCTACCAGTCGGCCTTCCGCAACGACGCGGAGGCGCTCGCCTTCTTCCAGCAGCAGCAACTCCAGTACCTCGACCCGGCCGTCTACAACGTCGAGCACGCGGAGGTGGAGTACGCGAAGCACATCCCCGTGGACACCTCCATTCCCCGGGGCGCGGAGTCCATCGCTTACGACATGTACGACAGGCTGGGCGTGGCCCAGTGGCTGTCCGCGGATGCGGAGGACCTGCCCGTCGTCAACGTGAGCGCCAAGCGCTTCTCCAGCCCCATCAAGGACTTCGGCACCGCCTACCAGTACACCGAGGCGGAGCTGGAGGCAGCGGCCTTCTCCGGCGTGCCGCTGGACGTGCCGCGCGCCGAGGCCGCGCGCATGGCGGTGGAGGAGTTCCACGAGCAGGTGTCCCTCTTCGGTGCGCCGGAGCTGGGCCTGCTGGGCTTCGCGCGGCTGCCCAACGCCAACGTCTACACCTGCGAGCCGGGCGCGGCTGCGGGCAACCCCACCGAGTGGACGGACAAGACGCCGGCCGAAATCCTCAAGGACTTGAACAACGCGGCCAACCTCGGCCCCATCCTGACGAAGAACGTGGCGCCCATGCGGCCCAACCGCATGCTGCTGGACTTGGACCGCTTCACCCTCATCGCCACCACGAAGCTGTCCGAGGCGAGCGACACCACCGTCCTCGAATTCTTCACCTCGAAGCACCCGTGGGTGAAGACGGTGGAGCCCTGGCCCCGGCTGGCCGAGGCGGGCACCGGCGGCACGCGGCTGGGCATCGTCTACCGGGCCGACCCGCGGGCGCTGCGCTACCGCACCGGCATCCAGTTCGAGCAGGCCGCGCCCCAGGTGCGCGGCTTCAAAACGCGGGTTCCGTGCCGGGCGAACAGCGCGGGCGTGCAGTGCATGTACCCGCTGTCCGTCACCTACGTCACCGGCCACTGA
- a CDS encoding DUF2213 domain-containing protein — MAPVRRYDSGGTLAPPTRLPNGWLRAEGLPTRVGIFNYRLPDGRIRKELRLPEEVFHPDSMASFRSVPITSEHPPEHLTAANTRLYQRGHVDGEVVRDGDYVRATLLVTDDELIRDMESGVRAELSNGYACELEETPGLWEGQPYDAIQRNIRGNHLAVVTAGRAGPACAVRMDACDAVQVTPDVDMAGGAAVPSEAASSPTSEGVAMETVPVIIGGKAYAVPKDVAEALTAQAAQYQQAIDAAKEETETAKEESATQVEESKKATDTANAKVDSLTRELEAMKKARQDAEDPVKLRERVQARVSLEKRSSAVLGAAVKMDALDDKAVKLAVLGKLAPDVKLDGKSDDYVQALFDMEVARFEKDRGSLHADAAVAPPGDAPSSRAAYEKTLTSSWKRDARR; from the coding sequence ATGGCCCCCGTCCGACGCTACGACTCCGGAGGCACGCTGGCGCCTCCGACGCGACTCCCCAACGGCTGGCTGCGCGCGGAAGGGCTGCCCACGCGCGTCGGCATCTTCAACTACCGGTTGCCGGACGGCCGCATCCGCAAGGAGTTGCGCCTGCCGGAGGAAGTCTTCCACCCGGACTCCATGGCCAGCTTCCGCAGCGTCCCCATCACCAGCGAGCACCCGCCGGAGCACCTCACCGCGGCCAACACCCGGCTGTACCAGCGCGGGCACGTGGACGGCGAGGTGGTGCGCGACGGGGACTACGTGCGCGCCACGCTCCTCGTCACCGACGACGAGCTGATTCGGGACATGGAGTCCGGCGTCCGCGCGGAGCTCTCCAACGGGTACGCGTGCGAGTTGGAGGAGACGCCCGGACTCTGGGAGGGCCAGCCCTACGACGCCATTCAGCGGAACATCCGCGGCAACCACCTGGCCGTGGTGACGGCCGGCCGCGCGGGCCCCGCGTGCGCGGTACGCATGGACGCATGCGACGCGGTGCAGGTGACGCCCGACGTTGACATGGCGGGAGGTGCGGCGGTGCCGTCCGAGGCCGCAAGCAGTCCAACTTCCGAAGGAGTGGCAATGGAGACGGTGCCCGTCATCATCGGCGGCAAGGCGTATGCGGTGCCCAAGGACGTGGCCGAGGCGTTGACGGCGCAGGCCGCGCAGTACCAGCAGGCCATCGACGCGGCGAAGGAGGAGACGGAGACGGCGAAGGAGGAGTCCGCCACTCAGGTGGAGGAGTCGAAGAAGGCCACCGACACCGCCAACGCCAAGGTGGACTCCCTGACGCGCGAGCTGGAGGCCATGAAGAAGGCCCGGCAGGACGCGGAGGATCCGGTGAAGCTGCGCGAGCGCGTGCAGGCCCGCGTCTCCCTGGAGAAGCGCTCCAGCGCGGTGCTGGGCGCGGCCGTGAAGATGGACGCGCTGGACGACAAGGCGGTGAAGCTGGCCGTCCTCGGCAAGCTGGCGCCCGACGTGAAGCTGGACGGCAAGTCCGACGACTATGTCCAGGCCCTCTTCGACATGGAGGTGGCGCGCTTCGAGAAGGACAGGGGCAGCCTCCACGCGGACGCGGCGGTGGCCCCGCCCGGTGACGCCCCGTCGTCGCGCGCGGCCTACGAGAAGACGCTCACCTCCTCGTGGAAGCGCGACGCGCGCAGGTAG